AACTCGGCCTACCGCTTTTTACCGTCTTTCTTGGTCTTCTTGATGGATTCAATCCCTGTGCGATGTGGGTGCTACTGTTTTTACTGGCGTTGTTGGCCAACCTCCGGGATCGACGCAAGATGTTTCTTCTGGCGGGAACATTCGTCCTGGTCAGCGGAATGGTGTATTTTGCGTTCATGGCGGCCTGGCTGAATATCTTCCTGCTCATCGGGTATGTGCGCATCATTCAGATTATGATGGGCGGACTGGCCGTCGGAATCGGCCTGGTGAACGTCAAAGAATTTGTAGCGTTTGGACAAGGCCTCTCCCTTGCCATTCCCGATTCAGCCAAACCCGGACTGTATGCACGAGTCCGGAAAATTTTAGCGGCGGAACATATGAGCCAGGCCATGATCGGCATTTTGGTATTGGCCATTTTGGTGAACATGATCGAGTTCGTCTGTACGGCCGGGTTTCCGGCCCTGTTCACTCACGTGTTGAGCCAACAGGGTCTCACCACGTTGGAATATTTTGGGTATATAGGTCTCTACAATCTGGCCTATGTTGCCGATGACGCGGTGTTGGTGACCATCGCCGTGGTCACCCTAAGCCATCGTAAATTACAAGAACGAGAGGGCCGATGGCTGAAGTTGATCAGCGGATTGGTGATGCTGAACCTGGGATTACTATTGCTGTTCGCTCCAACCCAATTATTTTAACGTGAGCCTGTCCGAAGCCAAAGGTTTCAGCGCACTTGTGATTCCTAAGTAAGAGTTCTACAGTAAGAGCGTTCCCACAAGTGAACAAAGATTCTCCCACGAATGTCCGTATGACATTGCAAACAGAAAAGGGTCTCAAAACGTTCCCTGGAGAGTTTGTGGAGGGTCCGTGTTGGCTAAACACGAACACGATCTCTTGTATGGGCAGCAGATAGAGCAACTCTATGCCCTTGCACCGGTTGGGATTATTGCCTCTCTGGTTAATGGCTCCATTCTGACTGTTATCCAATGGAACGTAATCTCCCATGGCCTGTTACTGACCTGGTTTGCCGGCCTGTTCCTGCTCAACGGGGCATGGACCCTGCTCTGGTATCAATTTACAAACGCATCTCGACATCCGCAAGATTCCCATCGCTGGGGGCGGAGATTTCTAGGCGGGACCCTTGCCTCCGGCATTCTTTGGGGGACAACCGGTGTCGTACTCTTTCCTGAAAGCTCCATTCCGCATCAGATTTTTTTGGCATTTGTGGTAGGAGGCATGATTGCCGGGGCGACCGCAGTCTATGCGCCCTTGCAAGGGGCTTTTTATGCCTATGTTCTCCCGGCCATGACCCCGCTCATCGTTCATTTCTCTCTCCTGGAGGATGAACGGCATATGGCCATGGGAGGCATGTGTCTCCTTTTCGTGACCATGATGTGTGTCACCGTACGACACAACCATTCCGTCACGATGGCTTCAATGACCTTGAACCTCGAATTGGGCAAGTCCAACCAAGCCCTGCAACGCGAAATCGGTCAGCGTGAACAAGCAGAGGTGGCTCTTCGGGAAAGCCGGGAACAGTTACTTTCGATTGTGCAATCAACCGACGAGGGGATCATCTCGTTGAATAGTCAGGGGAAGGTCATGTTGTGGAATACAGGAGCGGAAGCCTTGTTTGGGTTTTCGATGGAGGAGATGAAAGGTCAGACGTTAGAGTGCATTATTCCCGAACGGTTTCGTCTGGCTCATCAACAGGGAATCTTGCGGGCCTCGCGAGCGGGGAGAAAGACCGTTGAAGGAGAAATGTTTGAGCTGATGGGACTTCGACGGGACGGCAGCGAATTCCCTCTTGAACTGTCTCTGGGATATTGGCACAAGCACGGAGAGATCTTTTTTACGGGTATTGTCCGGGATATCACGGCACGCAAGGAGGCAGAACGGGCCCTCAAGCACAGAGAGCGGGAACTCGAGCAGAGCCAGGAAGAGCTCCGGGCTCTTGGTGCACAACTCATTTCTGCTCAGGAAGATGAGCGCCGCCGTCTCTCTCGTGAATTGCACGATGATATGAATCAACGCTTAGCCATGCTCTCCCTCGAGATAGACTCTATTCAGAGGTCTCTGCCGGAGTCGGATCCGATGCAGAAGGCTCTTCACCACCTGAATGATCAAGTGTCTAGGCTTTCCGATAGCGTCCTGCATCTGGCCTATCAGCTTCATCCGTCGATTTTGGATGACCTGGGGTTAGTCGTGGCACTCCAGTCTTCTATTAAAGAATTTTCTCAATGGGAGAACATTGCGGTCATGTTTCAACCCCGGGATGTCCCTCAGCTCCTGCCTCAGGATATTGCGTCATGTGTGTATCGGTTGACGCAGGAATGTTTACGAAATGTGGCGAAGCATGCGGAGGCGTCGCAAGTGTCTGTGGAAGTGAGAGGGGTAGAGAGTGGCCTCCAACTTGTCATTACGGATAACGGTAAAGGATTCATCCCTGAGTCTGGCTTGCGAGGCACTCGCGGGTTAGGGCTGATTGGAATGAAAGAACGAATTCGTGTGGTGCAAGGCACCTTTGAGGTCAAGGCCACCCAGGGTAAAGGCACCACCGTTACTGCCTGGATTCCACTCTCCCCAACAAGTTAACTCCAATTGAGAAACTTTGTCTTTCCTTCCAACAAATCTCTCCCTTCATTCAAGCCTATCTTTAAAATGGCTGAAATCTTTTGGCAAAAAATATTCATCTTTACTCCTGAGAGAAACACGACAGCAAGGGTTGTGCTCAAAGGATACAACATTCAGGACTCAGGGTTTTTCGGAGAATTTTGAAAATAGATAACATCTCAGATGTAGCATTTCGCGCCACTGTCCCCAATGTGGAAGAAATATCATTTTTGGTAGGGTATTGAGAGGTGATTTTAAGAAAAACATCCCCAGTCCGGGGTTCTAATATGGTTTTTCAAGAAATCACCATACGGGAGAAAAGTTTATGGCGCTGTTCATATTTCCAGGCATTCCCATTGCCGTTGGTTTGCCCTAGAGAAAGGACGCAAGACCCGGCTTTGGTTCCCAAAGCCTTTTGGTAATCTTCTCACGCAACTTTTCCGGTTACCTATGACTGGAACACCTCAAGATAGAGAGCCTCATGTCCTCATCATGGATGATTCCATCATTCGTTGTGAAGGGTCATGGATCATACCTCATCTCACAATGCTGAATACGATACTGACGGAAATCCAGTGGCCGCTGGTGAGAGATCTGGTTTGGGATGTGGTGAATATTCGGGCCATGGATACGGGTGGTGCGATTGTGCTGTATCGGACGATTATGGAGCTTCGTTCCAAAGGACACCAAGTCTCGGTTGAAGGCCTCCGTCCGGAGTTTGAGGAACTGATGCAATTAGTCTCGAGCCATTGGGATCGAGTTCATCCCGCATTGCCTGGGAAAGAGCATAAACAGAAAAATTTCATATGGTGGGTGTCCCGGCATGCCGGACATATGGTGAACGCGCTCGCGTTTGTCGGAGAGGCGACGGTTCATATTTTCCGCTCACTCCGACGACCTTCATTAATCCGATGGAGGGCGTTGTTCCATAGCCTGGACCGGGATGGTTATCATGCGTTGCCGATTACCGGGTTACTCGCTTTTCTTATGGGTGTGGTGATTGCGTATCAGGGTGCCGAACAATTGCGTCAGTTTGGAGCCAATATTTTTGTGGTGGATCTCGTCGGCATCTCATTGTTTCGTGAAATTTCTCCCTTGATCGTGGCCATTCTGATTGCCGGGCGTTCGGGATCAGCCTATGCCGCTCAGATTGGAACGATGAAGGTGACGGAAGAGTTGGATGCCGTCAGGACCCTGGGACTTTCGCCCATGCAATTGCTGGTACTTCCGCGGGTCTTTGCGCTCGTCATCGCGGTTCCCCTTTTGACGGTGTATGCGGATATTCTGGGAGTCATCGGAGGGGCATTGGTGGCTTCCAGTCAGCTGAATGTCAGCGGAGTGGAGTTTGTAAGTCGATTTGAAGAATCCGTGGCGCTCCGGCACTTTTTCATTGGGATTGGGAAAGCCCCCTGTTTCGCCGTGATCATCGCCATGGTCGGCTGTTATCAGGGGCTTCAGATCAGGGGTAATGTCGATGATGTGGGAAAGAGAACCACGATTGGGGTGGTTCAAAGTATTTTTCTGGTTATCGTGTTTGATGCGGTGTGTAGCATTGTCTTTAGTTGGTGGAATATTTAACGATGGCATCAGAAGCTATTCATCACGCAAATCCTGTTATTGAAGTGAGCCACGTGTGTACCCGGTTTGGTGACGCCGTTGTTCATGAGGATGTCAATTTAACGATTATGTCTGGGGAAATCTTTGCCATCGCCGGTGGCAATGGTTCAGGGAAATCCACACTTCTCCGGGAAATCATTGGATTACATACACCGGCCGAGGGGACGATTCGTCTTTTCGGACAAAACGTGTCAGGGATGGGAGAGCGGGGGGCACAGAATGTGTACCGGCGTTTGGGGGTCATGTTTCAGCAGGGCGGTTTATTCAGTTCGCTGACGTTGGCGGAAAATGTGGCCGTGCCGTTAAGAGAGCATACGGATGTTTCAGCGGAATTGATTCGCGACATTGTGGCCGTGAAAATTGCCACGGTGGAATTGCCTATGGACAGTGCCGATAAATTCCCCAGTGAATTAAGTGGGGGTATGCGGCGACGAGCGGCCTTGGCACGGGCGATTGTCATGGATCCGGAACTCCTTTTTTTAGATGAACCCACTGCCGGTTTAGATCCCATCATTGCGGCCGGATTTGATGCCTTGGTCCTGCAGTTGAAAGCGGTACTAGGATTAACGGTGGTGATGGTCACGCATGACCTTGATTCTCTCTGGCGCATCGCCGATCGTGTCGCCGTGCTCGGGAACGGCACCATCCTGGGGGTAGGCACGATGCACGAACTAGCGGAATCACGCGACCAGATTATTCATGAATATTTCCATGGTCCCCGGGGAAGGGCGGCCCAGAGTCAATATGAGGTTTCATGATGGAACCGCGAGGGAATTACGTCATTGTCGGAGTGTTCGTCTTTGTGCTGGGTGCAATTGCGGTGGGAATGGTGTTGTGGTTGGGGAAATCAGATTACCGCGGTGCATATGACCAGTACCATGCCTACATGCGGCAATCCGTGTCCGGGTTAAGCGTCGACTCGACGGTGAAATATCGGGGCGTGAATGTGGGGCGAGTGAAAGAGATTGCATTGAATCCGGATAATACCGAGGAGGTGCGTTTGACGCTTGATATTCTTCGGGGCACACCTATCAAGACCGATACGGTTGCGACGTTGGAGACGCAAGGATTAACCGGATTGGCGACGATGAATTTGGAAGGAGGAAGTCGCGAGGCACCGAGATTGGAACCCGAGCCGGGTCAAGCCTATCCGGTCATTCAGACGAAACCCTCGCTCTTCTTTCGTTTGGATATGGCCATTTCGCGTCTCCTCTCAGAGCAGGGGCTTTCCAAGCTTTTGAGTAGCCTGCATGGGTTGAGTAAAAGCACTGCGGCTTTCATGAATGAGGAAAACCGGTTAAAGATGGAAGGTATTCTGAATGACCTTGCCAGGGTGTCTCACATCTTGAGTCGGCATCAGGAAACCATCGTCCAGGGAATCGACCGGGCGGCTGAAGCTGCCGAGAATCTGGCCATCCTGACCTCTACCGTGAACCAGGACATGCCAAGACTGGTCGCGCGAATTCACCAGAGTGTCACAGCGGTCAAGACGGTGGCGGAAGAATTGGCCCGAACCGGAAAGACGTTGGAGTCCATCGTTGAGGAAAGCCAGCCGGAGATTCAGCAATTCACGCGCGAAACCTTGGGTGAAACAGGGCAATTAGTCATCGAACTCCGGCAGCTGACAAACACGTTGCAACGAGTGGCTCATCAAATCGAGCAGGAACCCGATTCGCTGATTTATGGTCGACCATCTCAACCCAGAGGTCCCGGTGAGTAAAGACATGACAGCCATGTTCCTGCTGGCGGCCATCATCCTTTCGACAGCACTTTCCGCTTGTGCCCTTTCTCGAGGGACGGATGAGCCGGTGCGGTCATATGTCCTGGAAAGAGTGGAGGGTGGGGAAGGCCGGGGAACGGATAGATCCCGTCCATCGAATTTGCCAAGTCTTCTTGTTTCGCTCCCTCAACCTGCCCCGGGATATGAATCGCAACGAATGGCCTATGAACAGGTTCCCTATGAAATTCGCTATTTTGCCACCAGCCAATGGGTGGATTCCCCCGCTCGAATGCTGGCCCCGTTAATCATGAATGCACTCGACGGCAGTGGGGAATGGGGTGCGGTGATTCAGCTGCCTTCCGTGCTTCGAGGGGACTATCGCTTGGACCTCTCCCAGGTGGCGTTGGTTCAGGAATTCACACAACAGCCGAGTCGAATTCGATTGGCACTGCGGGCACAACTGGTGACCGTTTTTGACCCGCGCGTCATTGGAACGAGGAGTTTCGAATTTTATGAAGTGGCGCCCAGCGAAGATGCTTATGGCGGCGTGCAAGCTGCTCAGAAAGCGATTGGGAGGTTGTTGGTTGAGCTGAAACACTGGTTGCAGGTCTGTCTCCAAACAGGTCAACCGCACTGCTAAGTCTGCATCTTCCGGGATGGGACAGAGGGGGCTGCCTCCACTGATTTCAAAGAACCGTTTCCTTCATACAATTTATCGAACAACACTGTCAGCGGTGTACGTGAAACGCATCGTATGTCATTGAGTGAAGTTCTCAAGAAGGCTGAACAGAAGAAGACTGCTCTTTCTTTTCGGGAGCAGCACTCACATTGCTGCTATTTCTGGAGCCTGGGTTTTAAAAGTGTCAGCGCTCGCGGGAGGATTATCTGGATGTTGCCTCCCCTGGTCCACGGCGTTCTGATTTCCAAACACGGTTAAATACCATTGGTGGTAATGTCTCATCTCCCACCGACATCCTTTAATTCGGGGGAGCAACCCTTTCCCTTTAATTACATTTTGGACCTCACGGGTTACCTCTGAACGGCATGCATGGAAACTTCCACCCTTGTCTAATGTTTGCGTGATTGGCGGTTTTTTTGGGAACGCAAATTGAATATTATTTTTTGAGAAAAGGGGGCATGGGCTTCAAAAAGCATCTATTTAACGGTTAGTTTTGGGAAATTTGTAGTTGAGCCCTTATTAATTGTGGGATTTTGCCCCAAGGGATTTTTTATAAGTGTTCCCATTATGGACAGAAGGAAAAGACAAACAGCGATTTATTTTGCTCCGGAGAGTGAGTAGGGATAGTTTCGCCTGGAGAAAATTTAAGTAGTTAATTCTGTCGCCACGGGTTGTCGCAAAATGGATAGGCGGAAACATTCGACGTTCCTATGATCGGAGAACTCTCTTTCAAGTAAGAGTTAGGGCAGAAGATTGTCGAAAAAATCACAGAGTGAAAAATGCCTGAACAAGAAATGACTCAACCTATTGATTATGTCCAAATGATTGCGAAGTGCGCTCCCGTCATGATGTGGATGGCCGGAACGGACAAACAATTTAATTACTTTAACAAGGCATGGCTTGAATGTACCGGCCGCACGCTGGAACAGGAAATGGGAAATGGCTGGTCAGAGGGGGTCCATCCAGATGACCTCAAGCAATGTCAGGAGACCTATACCACAGCCTTTGACGCCCGCCAAGATTTTAAAATGTCCTTCCGACTCCGTTGTCACGATGGGGCATATCGTTGGATCATGGACACGGGTGCTCCCCTGTTTACTCCCGACGAAATATTTGCCGGTTACATCGGATCCTGTGTAGACATCTCAGAAGTTGCAAAGGCGAAGCAGATCTTACATGAAGTTACTTGCCGGATCTTCCAAGCACAGGAAGAGGAACGGCAGCGGATTGCCAGAGAATTGCATGATGATTTCAGTCAGCGGTTAGCCCTCATGGCGGTCGAATTACAATTACTCACAAGGAAGGGGGCAGACGGTCAGGAGGACCTTGAGCACGCCGCCCGACCGTTGACAGAACAGATCAAAAGGCTCTCATCCGATCTGTACCATCTCTCCCACCATTTTTATCCCACGAAATTGGAGAAGTTGGGATTACTCCCAACCGTGAAGGGATATGTTCGAGAATTGAAAACGCTGTGCTCTTTTTCGGTAAAGGTGTTTGAAAGCAATTTTCCAAAGGTCTTGCCGAAACACATCGATCTCGGCCTGTTTCGAATCATTCAAGAAGCCTTGTGGAATGCTAAAAAATATAGCCAGGTTTCTCAAGCGTTTTTAGAGTTACGAGGCACAACACACAAGGTCTACGTAAAGATTACCGATTGGGGGGTAGGCTTTAAAGAGCATACCATAAAGGAAATGGTCGGTCTCGGGCTTCTCAGTATGGAAGAACGGGCTCGAATCTTGGGAGGAAGCATCACGGTCAAATCCAAGCCAGACAAAGGGACGCAAATTACGGTAGAGATCCCCCTCCCTGGGACGGATTATTACCAAAAATAATTCATTCATTGTCAATTCAAGTTACCCGATCTTCGAAAGGGAAACGCCATGCTCCTTCATCGAATCCTCCTGGCGGATGATCATGCATTGCTGTTGGACGCTTTTTCCAAATTGCTCGAACCTGACTTCACGGTTGTGGGCAAGTTGCAGAATGGCCGTAGTGTGCTGCACGAAGCACGGAAGCTCCGGCCGGACATCATTTTACTGGATATGCACATGCCCTTATTGAATGGGCTTGAGGCGGGTCGGCAAATTAAAAAATTGATGCCGGAAATTCAACTCGTGTATTTGACCGTGGATGAAGACCCCGAATTGGTGAATGAAGCCATACAGGCTGGAGCCTCCGGGTATCTCATCAAAAATTCCGCTGCCTCTGAATTATTCCATGCGCTACGGGAAGTGGTGCAGGGTCGAGTGTATATTACGCCTCTCCTGAAGCAAGCCATGGAGAAAAAATTCGTTCAGGGGACCGGAAAAAGACTGATGACCCAGAAGCTCACTTCGCGACAGCGGGAGGTCCTACAACTGCTGGGGGAAGGCCATTCCATGAAACAAATCGGTTCGATCCTTCACGTCACTCCCCGAACCGTCGCTTTTCACAAATACCGCATGATGGAAGACCTTCGAATGAAATCCGGTGCCGAACTCATCCATCTGGCCATGCAAGAAGGTCTTCTTGCAAAATAACCTCCATCCTCCTCCACCGGTTTGTGTGCACCTGTTAAAAGTAACAGTTCCTTCTCGTCTGCACCTGCCTATACTTCCACCATCGCAAACATTTAAATGGTCACTCGCATGGTGATCGGCCATTGACATGTTTCCTCAACACTGCGTGACGACACTGCATCTGTGAAAACCTTTTATGAAATGAACCGTGTATGGAGCGCATATCCATTTTGCTAGCGGACGATACCGTGGAAATGCAATCCTTCGTTCAACGCATTCTCAACCCTGCATACACCTTGGTGGAATCAGTGACGGACGGACAGGCTGTCTTAGAACGGGTTCCGGTTCTAAAGCCTGCGGTGGTCCTTCTTGATATCTCCATGCCCGGAATGGATGGCTTCACCTGTGCCCGCCGCCTCAAACAAATAGCTGGTAAGACAAAAATCATATTCCTGACCGTTGAGGATGATCAGGAAATTCTTCATGAAGCCCAAGCCATCGGTTATCAGGGATATGTCCTGAAAGCTTGTTTAGCGACGGACTTGAATATGGCCATTCATGAAGCTCTGGAAAATCGATGTTTTACCTCCTCTTCCGAAGGCCTGAACGACAATTCGTAAATGGAGTCCGGCTTTAAATATTATTCTCAAATACTCCTGCTTCTCATCCCTCTGTTGCATGTGTTCAACGCCGGACCGAAGAACCAAAACGCGTTGAGGCCCTCAACAGCCAGTATGAATGACACAGGTAATGAATGCCGGATTGGTGGTTTTTTTTGCTGAACGGCTTTACCTCCGTTATTCTGGCGGGGTGCCAGGTTAATACATGAGTGGCACTCCAGGACCACTCGTCCCATGATCCTTCAATGTGCCTTTTCTTTCTCAACCCGCCCGGGCATCCAAAAACACTGTCATTTTTGACAGTAGGAAGGTATGACGCCCTGGGCTATAAAAGACTTTGGTTCTTTAATTCGATATTCATCATATTTCCACTTCTAATAGGATAAAGGAGGGTGGGTATGAAATGTTTTCAACCGTTCAAAATTCTGCTGGCCTTGGCTTTCATTTTGGCTATGGTTTTACCCGTTGGGGCACAGGACAAACCGAACATCGTCATCATCTGGGGGGATGACATCGGGCGAAGTAATATCAGCGCCTACACGAAAGGCATGATGGGTTATCAGACGCCCAATATTGACCGTGTAGCCCATGAAGGCATGATTTTTACGGACTATTACGCGGAGCAGAGTTGCACGGCCGGCCGTTCGGCCTTCATTACCGGGCAGAGTGTCTTCCGCACCGGGCTGAGTAAAGTGGGATTACCGGGGGCCGACCTCGGTATGCGAAAGGAAGATCCCACGATTGCCGAACTCCTGAAACCGCTGGGCTACGCCACCGGCCAGTTCGGCAAAAATCACCTGGGCGACAAGGATGAGATGCTTCCCAGCAACCATGGCTTTGATGAGTTTTACGGCAATCTCTATCATCTAAATGCCGAGGAGGAGCCGGAGCTGCCTGACTATCCGAAGGCCTCGGACTTCCCTAATTTCAAAAAGAAATACGGTCCACGCGGTGTGATCCACAGTTTTTCCGATGGCAGGATTACCGATACCGGACCATTGACGAAGAAGCGCATGGAAACCATTGACGACGACATTGCGGCTCGAGCCAATGAATTCATCGAGAAACAGCACAAGGCGGGTAAGCCGATGTTCGTGTGGGTGAATTTCACGCACATGCATTTCCGGACCCATCCGAAGTCGGAAAGTGTGGGGCAGGCCGGTCGCTGGCAGAGTCCCTATCATGACACCATGATCGACCATGACAAAAACGTCGGCCAGGTTCTCAACAAGCTTGATGAACTGGGCATCGCCGACAACACAATTGTGATGTACGGAACCGACAATGGACCGCACATGAACTCGTGGCCTGATAGCGGCATGACCCCTTTCAGGAATGAAAAGAACTCCAACTGGGAAGGCGCCTACCGCGTTCCTGCCATGGTGCGGTGGCCGGGTAAGATCAAGGCCGGTTCGATCTCCAATGAGGTTATGTCGCACATGGACTGGATGCCTACGCTGCTTGCGGCCGCCGGAGATCCTGACATCAAGGGGAAACTCCTGAAAGGCCATAAAGCGGGTGAAAAGAATTTCAAAGTCCATCTCGATGGCTATAACTTTCTGCCGTTTCTCACCGGGCAGGAAAAGAAAGGCCCACGTCAGGAATACTTTTATTTCTCCGATGATGGGAACTTGACCGGACTCCGTTACGATAACTGGAAGGTGGTCTTCGCTGAGCAAAGGCAACGGGGTACCCTGCAGATTTGGTTTGAACCTTTTACTCAACTGCGTGCGCCCAAACTCTTCAATCTACGGATGGATCCGTATGAACGGGCGGACGTGACCTCAAACACCTATTGGGATTGGCTGATTGATCATGTGTTCTTATTCGTCCCGGCACAGGCCATTGTGGGCGAGTTCCTGCAGACCTTCCAGGAATTTCCGCCACGACAAAAGGCGGCCAGTTTCACGGTCGACCGGGTGCTGGAGAGTTTACAGACGCCCGCGCAGGGGAGATAACTTCGGTAGGATTCCGGTTTAGAAAAGACCGCGCTTGGCCATGCGCCGGGCGCGGTCTTTTTCGTTCCAAACCCGAAGGACACAGTTTTTTTAAAACGAAATCCCAATAATACAAGAGGGAATCATCATGCTTAGGAAAATTCCGAAAGTTCGATTGTGGTTTATTGGATTGCTGTATTTCTGTTTGGCCGTATCCGCTGACTATGCCTATGCGAAAGATCCACTGCCGTCTTGGAATGAGGGAACCAGCAGGCAAGCGATCATTCATTTCGTTGAGCGAACGACCACGGAAGGTAAGCCTGAATTCGTGCCGGTGGATCAACGCATGGCGGTGTTTGATAACGATGGTACCTTGTGGTCTGAGCAACCTGCCTATTTCCAACTGCTCTTTGCCATCGATCGCATCAAAGAATTAGCCCCAACGCATCCTGAATGGCAGACCCAGATGCCCTTCAAGGCGGTCCTGGAAAATGATATGGCGGCACTCGCCGCTTCCGGTGAAAAAGGGTTGATACAACTCGTCATGGCTTCGCACGCGGGAATGATGACGACGGAGTTCGAACAGATCGTCACAGACTGGCTGGGTATGGCCAGGCATCCCCGCTTCAAGCGGCCGTATACGGATCTCGTCTTCCAGCCGATGCTTGAGTTGCTAATGTATCTTCGGGCCCATGACTTCAAGACCTATATTGTGTCCGGGGGCGGGATTGAATTCATGCGGCCCTGGACGGAAAACATTTATGGCATCCCCCGCGAGCAGGTTATTGGAAGCAGTATCAAGGTGAAGTTGGAGTTACGTAATGGGAACCCAGTGCTTGTTCGTCTCCCTGAAATTGACTTCATCGACGACAAAGCAGGCAAGCCAGTGGGCATTCACAAGTTCATCGGCCGCCGGCCTATCGCGGCGTTCGGCAACTCCGATGGCGATTTGCAAATGCTCCAATGGACGGCAGCAGGGAAAGGGCCACGGTTCATGCTGTTGGTCCACCATACGGATGCCGAGCGGGAGTGGGTGTATGACCGAAAGTCTAAAATTGGTCATCTTGACAAAGCCTTAGATGAAGCTCAGAAGCGTGGGTGGACAGTTGTGGACATGAAGAAGGACTGGAAAGTCATTTACCCTTTCCAGAAATATTAAGCCAATTCATAAATTTCAACCCCAATGTGTGGATGGTTTCTGTGAAGCGGATGAAAACTGGTAACGGACCCTAATTTTTTCGGGGATGCGGCTATGGCTAGTGCCAACCTTAGAGTTTGCGGGAGATTATCACCATTATGATTACCGAACATATCCAACTTATTTTATTGGTGTCG
Above is a window of Candidatus Nitrospira neomarina DNA encoding:
- a CDS encoding PAS domain-containing sensor histidine kinase codes for the protein MPEQEMTQPIDYVQMIAKCAPVMMWMAGTDKQFNYFNKAWLECTGRTLEQEMGNGWSEGVHPDDLKQCQETYTTAFDARQDFKMSFRLRCHDGAYRWIMDTGAPLFTPDEIFAGYIGSCVDISEVAKAKQILHEVTCRIFQAQEEERQRIARELHDDFSQRLALMAVELQLLTRKGADGQEDLEHAARPLTEQIKRLSSDLYHLSHHFYPTKLEKLGLLPTVKGYVRELKTLCSFSVKVFESNFPKVLPKHIDLGLFRIIQEALWNAKKYSQVSQAFLELRGTTHKVYVKITDWGVGFKEHTIKEMVGLGLLSMEERARILGGSITVKSKPDKGTQITVEIPLPGTDYYQK
- a CDS encoding ABC transporter ATP-binding protein, with the translated sequence MASEAIHHANPVIEVSHVCTRFGDAVVHEDVNLTIMSGEIFAIAGGNGSGKSTLLREIIGLHTPAEGTIRLFGQNVSGMGERGAQNVYRRLGVMFQQGGLFSSLTLAENVAVPLREHTDVSAELIRDIVAVKIATVELPMDSADKFPSELSGGMRRRAALARAIVMDPELLFLDEPTAGLDPIIAAGFDALVLQLKAVLGLTVVMVTHDLDSLWRIADRVAVLGNGTILGVGTMHELAESRDQIIHEYFHGPRGRAAQSQYEVS
- a CDS encoding ABC-type transport auxiliary lipoprotein family protein yields the protein MTAMFLLAAIILSTALSACALSRGTDEPVRSYVLERVEGGEGRGTDRSRPSNLPSLLVSLPQPAPGYESQRMAYEQVPYEIRYFATSQWVDSPARMLAPLIMNALDGSGEWGAVIQLPSVLRGDYRLDLSQVALVQEFTQQPSRIRLALRAQLVTVFDPRVIGTRSFEFYEVAPSEDAYGGVQAAQKAIGRLLVELKHWLQVCLQTGQPHC
- a CDS encoding MlaD family protein, whose protein sequence is MMEPRGNYVIVGVFVFVLGAIAVGMVLWLGKSDYRGAYDQYHAYMRQSVSGLSVDSTVKYRGVNVGRVKEIALNPDNTEEVRLTLDILRGTPIKTDTVATLETQGLTGLATMNLEGGSREAPRLEPEPGQAYPVIQTKPSLFFRLDMAISRLLSEQGLSKLLSSLHGLSKSTAAFMNEENRLKMEGILNDLARVSHILSRHQETIVQGIDRAAEAAENLAILTSTVNQDMPRLVARIHQSVTAVKTVAEELARTGKTLESIVEESQPEIQQFTRETLGETGQLVIELRQLTNTLQRVAHQIEQEPDSLIYGRPSQPRGPGE
- a CDS encoding MlaE family ABC transporter permease, which gives rise to MDDSIIRCEGSWIIPHLTMLNTILTEIQWPLVRDLVWDVVNIRAMDTGGAIVLYRTIMELRSKGHQVSVEGLRPEFEELMQLVSSHWDRVHPALPGKEHKQKNFIWWVSRHAGHMVNALAFVGEATVHIFRSLRRPSLIRWRALFHSLDRDGYHALPITGLLAFLMGVVIAYQGAEQLRQFGANIFVVDLVGISLFREISPLIVAILIAGRSGSAYAAQIGTMKVTEELDAVRTLGLSPMQLLVLPRVFALVIAVPLLTVYADILGVIGGALVASSQLNVSGVEFVSRFEESVALRHFFIGIGKAPCFAVIIAMVGCYQGLQIRGNVDDVGKRTTIGVVQSIFLVIVFDAVCSIVFSWWNI
- a CDS encoding glutaredoxin family protein gives rise to the protein MNLRKRKNLLSLSHTSQKPTGQQCAWYLKKRGWPPVLLCVAFVLVAVLGLSGKPAVVPEQAESDLEVFVRQGCLHCEKAKSYLTRLKQQYPRLTVTLRDIGEDPQAFLRLKTLAAKFGLSQLGVPAFYARGVLLIGFESAETTGKQLEELLGRPPPEAGTSSDDACPVEPDRPCPPVSTQNNVGGKSIQVPFLGDRTLPELGLPLFTVFLGLLDGFNPCAMWVLLFLLALLANLRDRRKMFLLAGTFVLVSGMVYFAFMAAWLNIFLLIGYVRIIQIMMGGLAVGIGLVNVKEFVAFGQGLSLAIPDSAKPGLYARVRKILAAEHMSQAMIGILVLAILVNMIEFVCTAGFPALFTHVLSQQGLTTLEYFGYIGLYNLAYVADDAVLVTIAVVTLSHRKLQEREGRWLKLISGLVMLNLGLLLLFAPTQLF
- a CDS encoding sensor histidine kinase, producing the protein MLAKHEHDLLYGQQIEQLYALAPVGIIASLVNGSILTVIQWNVISHGLLLTWFAGLFLLNGAWTLLWYQFTNASRHPQDSHRWGRRFLGGTLASGILWGTTGVVLFPESSIPHQIFLAFVVGGMIAGATAVYAPLQGAFYAYVLPAMTPLIVHFSLLEDERHMAMGGMCLLFVTMMCVTVRHNHSVTMASMTLNLELGKSNQALQREIGQREQAEVALRESREQLLSIVQSTDEGIISLNSQGKVMLWNTGAEALFGFSMEEMKGQTLECIIPERFRLAHQQGILRASRAGRKTVEGEMFELMGLRRDGSEFPLELSLGYWHKHGEIFFTGIVRDITARKEAERALKHRERELEQSQEELRALGAQLISAQEDERRRLSRELHDDMNQRLAMLSLEIDSIQRSLPESDPMQKALHHLNDQVSRLSDSVLHLAYQLHPSILDDLGLVVALQSSIKEFSQWENIAVMFQPRDVPQLLPQDIASCVYRLTQECLRNVAKHAEASQVSVEVRGVESGLQLVITDNGKGFIPESGLRGTRGLGLIGMKERIRVVQGTFEVKATQGKGTTVTAWIPLSPTS